The genomic stretch CATCGCGCATCAGAGCCGTTTCATGACGGCGCTGGAAGCGCGCGGCCTGCTCGACCGCGTGGTCGAGACGCTGCCGTCACCGGCCGCCCTTGCCGAGCGCGAGGCGAGGGGCGAACCGCTGACCCGGGCCGAACTCGGCGTGCTGCTCGCCTATGCCAAGATCGTGCTGTTTTCCGACATCGTCGCCAGCGACGTGCCGGACGATGCGCATTTCGATCGCGACCTGATGGGCTATTTCCCGGATCGGATGGCAAAGAAATACGCCGCCGAAATCCATGGCCACCGACTGCGCCGCGAGATCATCGCCCGCGTCGTCGCCAATGATCTGGTCAACCGCGGCGGCCCGTCCTTCGTCAACCGGCTGCAGGAAGCCACCGGGCGCACCGCCGCCGATGTGGTGCGCACCTTCGCCGTGGTGCGTGACGGCTTTGCGCTGCCGGCGCTCTACCGCGAGATCGACGCGCTCGACAACCAGATCGACGGCCAGGTGCAGCTCGATCTCTACCAGATGGTGAGCCGGCTGATCTATGTGACCAGCGGCTGGTATCTGAAGAACGATGCCGGCACGGAACCGCTCGGCCAGCGCATTGCCGAACTGCTCGAGGCGCGCAAGGCGCTGGAGCCGAAACTCGTCTCGCTGCTGCCGGCCTTCTCGCGCGAACGCATCGAGGAGAAGCGGCACGGGCTGTTCAAGGCCGGCGCACCGGAAAAACTCGCCGAGCAACTGGCGCTGAGCGAGGTGGCGGAATTGATCCCCGACATCGCGCTGACCGCGCGGATGGCAAATGCCGACATCGTCGCCGCTGCCAAGGCGTTCTTCGCGGTCAGTGATGCTTTCCGTATCCCGCGTGTCGAGGACGCCGCGCGCTCGATCACGCCGTCGGACTACTATGACCAACTCGCGCTGTCACGCGCCACCGACACGATCGGTGCTGCACGGCGCGGCATCGCGGTGGCGGCACTCACCGGCCATGCCAAGACGGCGGATCCGGTCGCGGCCTGGCTGGAAGCCGGCGGCGAGCGGGCGGCGCGCATCCGCGAGCGGCTGCAGGCGCTGACCGAAGGCGGCGACATCACCGTGTCGCGGCTGTCGGTGGCGTCCGGGCTGATGAGCGATCTGACGGGGATGTGAGGCTTACCCCCCTTGGGGGGAGGGCCGCTGCGAAGCCGTGGGGTGGGGCGGCGCCGACCCCCGCCCGGACCTTCGGTCCGACCTCCCCGCAAGGGGAAGTAAGGGTTGGTGCCCGCGACGCTTGTTCGTTTGCATGACCATCGGAAAACATGCAGACATGGCGCAAACCGCCAGCGACATGAGGCGAGTGGAGGGGATATGGCCGAGGTAGCAGTGCAGCGTGCATCCGGGCGCGGCATCTGGGGATGGATGTTCTTCGACTGGGCGGCGCAGCCGTTCTTCACGGTCGTCACCACCTTCATCTTCGGCCCCTATTTCGTTTCGCGCATGGCGAGCGATCCCAACACCGGCCAGGCCGTCTGGGGTTATGGCATTGCCGCCGCTGGGCTGGTCATCGCGATACTGTCGCCGATCCTCGGCTCGATCGCCGACCAGACCGGGCCACGCAAGCCGTGGATCGGTTTTTTCGCCGCGATCAAGATCTGCAGCCTTGCCCTGCTCTGGTTCGCCGCTCCCGGTTCGAATCTGTTCCTTGTCGTGGCGCTGTTCTCGCTGGCCTCGGTGGCGGCGGAATTCTCCACCGTGTTCAACGATTCCATGATGCCGCGGCTGGTGCCGAAGAGCGAGATCGGCCGCATCTCCAACACGGCCTGGGGCCTCGGCTATCTCGGCGGCATGATCGCGCTGATCTTCGTCGTCACCTGTCTGGCGGGTTCGCCGGAGACCGGCAAGACGATCATCGGCATCGACCCGCTGTTCGGGCTCGATCCGAAACTGGGCGAGGATGCGCGCGCCACCGGGCCGCTGTCGGCCGGCTGGTATTTCCTGTTCATCCTGCCGATGTTCTTCTTCACCCCCGACGCCATCAAGGGCATCCCGATCGGGCCGGCGGTGCGCGAGGGCCTGTCGGAATTGAAATCGACACTGGCCGAGGTGCGCAGGCGCGGCGGCATCTTCCGCTTTCTGGTTGCCCGCATGATCTACCAGGACGGCGTCAACGCGCTGCTGGCGCTTGGCGGCACCTTCGCGGCGGGCATGTTCCACTGGTCGATCACCGAGATCGGCATGTTCGGCATCATCCTCAACGTCGTCGCCATCTTCGGCTGCTGGATCGCCGCCAAGCTCGACACCGCGCTCGGTTCCAAGGCGGTGGTGATGATTTCGCTGGTCATGCTGTCCGTCGCAACCGTCGGCGTCGTCTCTACCGGTCCGGGCTTCACGCTGCTCGGCCTGATCCAGCTCTCGACCACCGACTCAGGTGGTCTGTTCGGTACGGCGGCCGAAAAGGCCTACATCATGTATGGCCTGCTGATCGGGCTGGCCTTCGGCCCCGTGCAGGCGTCGTCGCGCTCCTACATGGCACGCAGCGTCACGGCGGCGGAATCCGGCCGCTATTTCGGCATCTATGCGCTGGCCGGACGGGCAACCAGCTTCCTGGCGCCGTTCATGGTGGCGACCATCACCGCGCTGAGTGATTCGGCGCGGCTCGGCATGGCGGTGATCATCCTGTTCCTGGCGATCGGCATGGCGATTTTGGTCAAGACGCCATATCCGGCGGATCAGCCGGTGGAGTGAGAGACGTTCGATAATTCTACTCCGCTGGCCGCCTGACGCGGGTTTCTGCGCTTCCGGTGCTCACGGACTTGAATGTCCGCTCCGCTCCGGCTCTCGAAACCCACGCCATCCGACTCAGCGGAGCGAATTCTCAGAACGCCTCTCCGCCGGCGCTAATGTCTAAAATGCCTAACCCCCGTAAACACCATGGCGATGCCATGCTCATCGGCCGCCGCGATGACGTCCTTGTCGTTCATCGAGCCGCCGGGCTGGATAACGGCGGTGGCGCCTGCTGCGACTGCCGCAAGCAGGCCGTCGGCGAAGGGGAAGAAGGCATCGGAGGCGACGACCGAGCCCTTGGTGAGCGGTTCGGCCATACCGGCTGCTTCCGCCGCGTCGAGCGCCTTGCGGGCGGCGATGCGTGAGGAATCGACACGGCTCATCTGGCCGGCGCCGATGCCGACGGTGGCGCCGTCCTTGACGTAGACGATGGCGTTCGACTTGACGTGCTTGGCAACGCGGAAGGCGAATTTGAGATCGGCCATTTCCGCCACTGTCGGCGCGCGCTTGGTCACCACTTTCAGCTCGAGATCGTCGACCACGGCATTGTCGCGGCCCTGGACGAGCATGCCGCCGGAAACGGATTTGACCGTCGTGCCGGGCGAGCGCGGATCCGGCAGGCCGCCGGTAACCAGCAGGCGCAGGTTCTTCTTCGCCGCTATGATTGCCGCAGCTTCGTCGGTCGCGTCGGGCGCGATGATGACCTCGGTGAAGGTTTTCACGATCTCCTGCGCCGCTTCGGCATCGAGGGTGCGATTCAGAGCGACGATGCCGCCGAAGGCAGAAACCGGGTCGCAGGCCAGCGCCTTGGCGTAGGCGGCCTTGAGCGAGGCGCCCTCGGCGACGCCGCACGGGTTGGCGTGCTTGATGATGGCGACGGCGGCGGAGCGGGCGGGATCGAATTCGCCGGCCAGTTCGAAGGCGGCGTCGGTGTCGTTGATGTTGTTGTAGGAGAGCTGCTTGCCCTGCAGCTGGCGCGCGGTGGCGACGCCTGGCCGCTTGTCGCCATTGACGTAGAAGCCGGCGCTCTGGTGCGGGTTCTCGCCGTAGCGCATCACCTCGGTCAGCTTGCCGCCGAAGGCGCGCCAGGTCGGATGCTCGATCTCCAGCGCCTCGGCGAACCAGCCGGAAATAGCCGCGTCATAGCTGGCGGTGCGGGCAAAGGCCTTGGCCGCCAGCTTCTTGCGGAAATCCAGCGACAGCGAGCCGATGTTCATTTCCAGCGCGTTCAGCACCGAGGCGTAATCACCGGGATCGGTGACGATGGCGACATAGGCGTGGTTCTTGGCCGAGGCGCGGATCATCGCCGGGCCGCCAATGTCGATATTCTCGACGATCGCGGCATAGTCGGCGCCGGAGCGGCGGACTTCCTCGAACGGATAGAGATTGGAGACGAGGAGATCGATCGGCTCGATGTGGTGTTTGCGCATTGCCGCCGCGTGTTCAGGGTCGTCGCGCACGCCAAGCAGCGCGCCGTGCACCGAGGGATGCAGCGTCTTGACGCGGCCATCCATGATCTCGGGAAAACCGGTGAGCTCGGAGACGTCGCGTACCGCCAGCCCGGCCTCGGCGATCGCCTTGGCGGTGCCGCCGGTCGAGACCAATTCGACACCGGCCGCGGCCAATGCCCTGGCGAAGTCGATGAGGCCGGTCTTGTCGAAGACGGAGAGCAAGGCACGGCGGACGGGAACGAGATCCGGAGCGGGAATGTTCTTGGCGGCGACGGCCATGGGCTGGCGGCCTTTCACGGCTGGTGTGGTGGATGCCCGCGCCGTAGCACATGACGCATGGAAATCAAACCGGCCTGAGCCGCCTCAGTTGTTTTCCGGATAACTGGCGATGCTGGTGCGCGTTAGCTGCCAGTGGACTTCGGACACGTCCGAGGCCTTGAAGGCAAGCACGATCTGCCGGCTGCGGCGCGGGCCGCCAAGACCGGCGAAATAGATGGATTCCTCGACCTCCGGCACCACTTCGCCTGAGGTGAACACCCAGCTATCGGCCTGATCGGCGGTCAGCACCAGGCGGTCGTGCTCGTCCTGCAAAAGGGTGATGTCGGGATGGACATGGAAGCGCACCGTGATGAAGTCGCGGCCATTGTTGCGGATCGCGGCATTGCCGGGGCGCAGGAACCGGTCCCTGCCGGCCAGCACGTTGCCGCTCGTCGACAGCTTCAGCTCGCGCTCATGCAGGAAGCCGAAACGCGGGACATAGCCGTCATGGCGGGCGATGAAGCCCTGGACGCCCTTCTGGTCGATGCGCTTGCACTGCACGTGCTGCGGGCCGCCGATCAGCGGCGAACCAAGCAGGTCGTTGACCCGTATCGAATGGCTGAAGCGTGCCGAAGAGGTGTCGTTGATGGTGGCGGTCGAATGCGCGGCGGTGGCGCGGGCCAGCGGCCGGAACTCGGCGGCGCCATAGGTGTCGATGCCGGCATTGACGATATAGTGCTGGCGGCCGGACGACAGTTCGAAGGCAAGGCAGCTGGCATGCGCGGCGTTGGACACGTCGACCGGCGGCGGCAGGCCGGTGTCGGCGATGACGGTGACGCCGCCCATCGACAGCCGCTCATAACCTGAATGCGGCGCGTGCAGCAGCGGCGCGCCGGCGGTGTCGTCATGGCGCAATATGGTGGCGATGCGGTCATGGATGGTGGCGCCCATGCCGTTGAAGCGGGCAAGGCTGCCATCCTGGTGGCGGAAGAAGCGCAGGGCCGGCAACATGCGGTCGATGGCGCCGATCAACGCCTGCGGCGGGGTTTCCGCCTGGTTGGCATAGGTCTGGCGCAGCGGCAAAAGGTCGGCGAGGATTTCCAGCACCGCCATCGGATTGCGTGAGATGTGGCCGCCATCGGCGAGGATCTGGCGGTTGAGTTCTTCGGCCAGGTTGCGGGTGGCGCCGCGCAGCGCCGAAGCCGTCGCAGGCAGGGAAAGGGCGGCAAAGGCAAGTGCTATGCGGGCCCGCAGCCGGTCCTTGCCGTCGGGCATTTCGCGCGCCATCGACCTGAGGTAGCGGATCTGGACGGCCAGCGATTTCAGGAAGGCGCGATAGAAGGGGAATTCGGCACCCTGCAGCACGACGGAGGAATGCTGCAGCCAGGCGATGATGCGCTTGGCCGTCGTTCCCGGCTCCCAGGCAACACCGGCAATGTTGTTGCCATGCATGGCGATCCAGTCGGACACCAGCGCACGCGCATTGGCCGCGGCAAGCTCGGTGCCGGCGGCGCGCATGTGGCGCAGCCACCGAAAGCCATGCAGCGTCTTCTGCCAGCCATGATTGGGCACATTGATCTGGAACGGCGACTTGCCGCCGGTTTCGACCAGGTGCCCTGACAGGGGATAACGGCCGTAATAGATCTCAAGCGCGATCTGCGGGTCGGCCAGGCGCAGGTCCGGTGGCGCGATCAGGACACGTTCGGGCGTGCGGCCGGAATAGCGCCAGCGATAGACCGGCCCGGCACGCAGGCGCCGGCGCGTCTTGCGCCAGAACTCCTTCGCGACAAGCGTCCAAAGACGCGTCGTGTTGCTGGCAACGAGTGCCAAAAGCCCTCCTGGTCGTCCTCTACCCCGGCGCCGAGTTTACATGATTGCACTAGTCGTGCGAAGGCGAATTCCTGGGGTTGGGTCCTGTGCCCCATACCCTCCCTAAAAAAGTCAGCAAATACGCGTAGTTAAATCGTTAGTCGGCTCGACACATGCGCGCGGCGAAGAAGCCGTCCAAGCCCGAGCGCTCCGGCGCGCCGAGGTCGAGATCGGCGGGGGTGGTGCGCAGCGTGCCTTGCGCCGTCAGGAACGAATCGATGCCGGCGATCTCGCCTCGCCGCAGCGGATCGTCGAGGATCGCCGGCGTCTCTTTAAGGAAAGCCCGATAAAGCTCCTCGCCTTCGAGCGGGTCGAGCGAACAGTTGGAAAAGACGATGCGGCCGCCGGGTTTGACCAGTGTGACGGCGCGGGCGAGCAACCGCTTTTGCAGGTCGGCGAGCTTTTCGACATCGGCGGCCGTCTTGGTCCATGGCACATCGGGGTGCCGGCGCACCGTGCCGGTCGACGAGCACGGCGCATCGAGCAGCACGGCGTCGAACAGTTCCGCTGGCTCGTATTTGAGCAGGTCGGCCTGGACGATTTCGGCTGACAGGCCAAGACGGTCGAGATTCTGCGCCAGTCGCGCCAGCCGGTTCTTCGAGGTGTCGACAGCGGTGACCTTAGCGCCGGCGAGAATGAGCTGAGCGGTCTTGCCGCCCGGTGCGGCGCAGAGATCGGCGACGCGTAATCCTGTGACATCGCCGAACAGCCTAGCCGGCAGGCTGGCGGCGGCATCCTGGACCCACCAGGCGCCTTCCGCGAAGCCGGGCAGTTCGGTGACAGCGCCGGCAAGATTTTCCACGCGCACCGTGCCGGTCGGCAAGACAATGCCGCCGAGTTTTTCGGCCCAGAATTCAGGATCGGCCTTGATCGAGAAATCGACCGGCGCCTCAACGCGATGGGCTTCGAGAATTAGCTTCGCCTTATCGGCGCCGTAAGTGGCCTTCAGCCGATCGGAAAACCATTTTGGCGCTTCGTCGGTGGCGGCAAGGGCTGTCGGAAGCTCGCTCTCTTTGATCCGCGCGAGCGTGCGCAGCACGCCGTTGACCAGGCCGGAGAAGCGCTGCGTGCGCGGATCGGACTTGGCATGCGTCACCGCCAGATCGACGGCAGCGCTGTCGGGGATGTCGAGGAACAGGATTTGCGCCGCCGCCACATGCAAGATGTGCGACAAAGCGGTGGCATTGGGCGGCAGCGGCTTTTCCAGCCGCTTTGCCAGCAGCCCCGTGATGGTCATGCGGAAGCGCAATGCTGTGACCAGGATGGCGCGCACCAGGCCACGGTCACGCAAATCGAGCGTCTTGTATTGCGGGTGGCCGTTTTCGTGGTCGGTCAGGCCGTCGAGCGGCGTCCTGGCATCGATGACGGCGGCAAGCAGGCGCGCCGCCGCCTTGCGGGCGGCGAGACCGGCGACGAATTCGCCGCAGTCTCCATGATCCTGATCGCCCGAGCCCGTGCGCCGATGTGCCGCCACGCTCACGACCACCGGCCTTTAGGCCCGGTCGGGTTGCGACCCCACGGATTGGACTTCGGTTCGGCCCGTTCTGCCGGCTGCTCGGGCTGCGCTGCCTGACCCCACGGGCCTGACGGCTGCTGTTCTTCCGCCTGCGGTTGCATTGGCGTCTGACGCTGCGTCGTCCGCGATGCACTGTCGCCCATCTGTCGCGCCATCTCCTGCAACGCTGCGATGCGGTTGTCGGTGCTCGGGTGGGTGGAGAACAGACTGTCCATGCGCTCGCCATGCAGCGGATTGATGATGAAGAGATGCGCCATCGCCGGATTGCGCTCCGCATCGGGGTTGGGGATGCGTTCTGCTCCACGGGCGATCTTGTCAAGCGCGGAAGCCAGCCACAGCGGGTGTCCACAGATTTCGGCGCCGCGCCGGTCGGCCTCGTACTCGCGGGTGCGGCTGACCGCCATCTGCACGATCATGGCGGCAAACGGCGCCACGATCATCGCCGCCAGCACGCCGACAAAGCCGAACGGGTTGTTGTCGCGATTGCCGCCGAGGAAGAAGGCGAAATTGCCGAGCATCGAGATGGCGCCGGCAAAGGTGGCGACGATGGTCATGGTCAGCGTGTCGCGATGCTGGACGTGGGCGAGTTCGTGCGCCATGACGGCCGCGACCTCTTCATGGGTAAGCCGCTGCAACAGGCCGGTGGAGGCGGCGACCGCGGCGTTCTGCGGGTTGCGGCCGGTGGCGAAGGCGTTCGGCTGCGGATTGTCGATCAGATAGGTTTTCGGCATCGGCAGCCCGGCCTGCTTGGCCAGCGCCTGGACGATGGCGTAATATTCGGGCGCGTTCTTCTCATCGACCTCGACGGCGTGGTTCATCGACAGCACCATCTTGTCGGCGGTCCAGTAGCTGAACAGATTGGTGCCGGCGGCGATCACAAAGGCGATCATCATGCCGCCTGAACCGCCTATCAGGAAGCCGACGCCCATGAACAGTGCCGTCATCGCGGCAAGAAGCATGGCGGTGCGCAAAGTGTTCATCGTCTGCTCCTGTCCAACCGGTGGTGAAAGGGGGTCGATCCCTGCGGGTTCATCGCTATATGATGGGAAACGCCTGCCCCTGTTTCAATCCGTGGGGAATATCGCATGACCGACGAAACCAGTAAAACGCGCGCTGAACCCGATGGCGACGCCTCGCCGAAGGAGCTGACACCAGCCGCTAGCCGCGCGCTGGCCGAGGCAGAGGCACGGCGACGAGACTATCGCGAGAAGGAAGCCGCGCTGCCCCGGGAAATCGGCGGCCGTGGCGGCAAGGAACCCGGCCGCTATGGCGACTGGGAGGTCAAGGGCCTGACTAGCGACTTCTAAGGTATGCTGATATTCAGGTGAGGCTGGCCTGCAAGCGTTGGTTTCCTGCGCTTCCGGTGCTCACGTACTTAGTACGCTCCGCTCCGGTTCTCGGAAACCATCGCTTTCGACTCGGCCTGACCTGAATCTCAACACACCTTTAGACGGGCGTTGCGTTGCATCGTTAGGCAGCGTTGCGCTGTGGTTCGAGCGCCAGCCAGCCGCGCTCGTCGACTGTGATGCCGACATTGTCATAGCCGGCGATCGCAGTATGTGGCGTTTGCACCGGGTGCGCGTGGGTGGCGTTGATCACCATGACCGAAGCTTGCGCCGCCTCAGCCGCGGTTATACCGGCCGGAGCATCCTCGAACACCAGGCAGTCGCGCGCATCGACGCCGAGCCGTTGTGCGCCAAGCCGGAAGCAGTCGGGGGCCGGCTTGCCACGGGAAACGTCTTCCGCCGCAACGATGACCCCAGGGACAGGAATGCCGGCAGCCTGCATGCGTGCAAGCGCCAACGAACGTGGCGCCGAGGTGACGATGGCCCAGCTTTCGCTTGGCAGCGCCTTGAGAAACGCCACGGCGCCGGGGATCGGGACAATGCCGTCCAGATCGGCTGCCTCGGCCTGCAGCAGCAGGTCGGCCTCATGCGCCGGGTCGACGCCTGGAAGGGCAAGGTTGGTGATGGTCTCGATCGCCCGCACGCCGTGGATCGTCGGCAGGAAGGCCGCGACGTCGAGGCGGTGCCGGCGTGCCCATTCGCTCCACACCCGCTCCGCCGAGGCGATGGAATTGATGAGGGTGCCGTCCATGTCGAAAAGAAAGGCGGCGAATTTTCTGCCAGCAAACATGATTTTCCTTGAAGTCCGGGGAGTGTGTCGAGGGAGGACGCAACCGTAACGTCAAGGCGCTGACATGGAAAGGCACGAGGCGTATTTTGGGACGATCCAGGGAACCAGGGCACAACTGCGACGTTTGAGCAAAACTGTTTCCATGACGATCGAAGGGGACCTGCAATGCTGATCCGGCTCGGCTACGAAATAGCCATCGAATGCATTGAGGCCACTCCGGTGATTTCGCTGCTCGAGATCCACAAGGACAGGCAGGCCGATATCAAGCGGCAGACGCGGGTGCTGACATCGCCCTCGGTGCCGACGAAGCTCTACCAGGATGTGCACGGCAACGCCTGCCGCCGCTTTACCGCTCCCGCCGGCGGCTTTCGTATCCTTTATGATGCCGTCGTCGAAGACAGTGGCGAGATTGATGAGGTCAATACGCTCGCCAGGGAAGTGCCGGTGGCTGAGTTGCCCGACGACGCGCTGATCTATCTCTTGGGCAGCCGCTATTGCGAGACCGATCATCTCAGTGGGATGGCTTGGCAATTGTTCGGTCAGGTCCCTGCAGGATGGACGCGGGTGCAGGCGATCGTCGACTATGTCCACAACCGGCTGTCGTTCGGCTACGGTTATGCCCGTTCGACCCGCACGGCGGCTCAGGCGCATGAGGAACGGGTCGGCGTCTGCCGCGACTTCGCCCATCTGGCGATCACGCTCTGTCGCTGCATGAACATTCCGGCGCGCTATGTGAACGGCTATCTCGGCGACATCCGCGTGCCGGTCGATCCGGCGC from Mesorhizobium sp. NZP2077 encodes the following:
- a CDS encoding MFS transporter; the protein is MAEVAVQRASGRGIWGWMFFDWAAQPFFTVVTTFIFGPYFVSRMASDPNTGQAVWGYGIAAAGLVIAILSPILGSIADQTGPRKPWIGFFAAIKICSLALLWFAAPGSNLFLVVALFSLASVAAEFSTVFNDSMMPRLVPKSEIGRISNTAWGLGYLGGMIALIFVVTCLAGSPETGKTIIGIDPLFGLDPKLGEDARATGPLSAGWYFLFILPMFFFTPDAIKGIPIGPAVREGLSELKSTLAEVRRRGGIFRFLVARMIYQDGVNALLALGGTFAAGMFHWSITEIGMFGIILNVVAIFGCWIAAKLDTALGSKAVVMISLVMLSVATVGVVSTGPGFTLLGLIQLSTTDSGGLFGTAAEKAYIMYGLLIGLAFGPVQASSRSYMARSVTAAESGRYFGIYALAGRATSFLAPFMVATITALSDSARLGMAVIILFLAIGMAILVKTPYPADQPVE
- the purH gene encoding bifunctional phosphoribosylaminoimidazolecarboxamide formyltransferase/IMP cyclohydrolase; this translates as MAVAAKNIPAPDLVPVRRALLSVFDKTGLIDFARALAAAGVELVSTGGTAKAIAEAGLAVRDVSELTGFPEIMDGRVKTLHPSVHGALLGVRDDPEHAAAMRKHHIEPIDLLVSNLYPFEEVRRSGADYAAIVENIDIGGPAMIRASAKNHAYVAIVTDPGDYASVLNALEMNIGSLSLDFRKKLAAKAFARTASYDAAISGWFAEALEIEHPTWRAFGGKLTEVMRYGENPHQSAGFYVNGDKRPGVATARQLQGKQLSYNNINDTDAAFELAGEFDPARSAAVAIIKHANPCGVAEGASLKAAYAKALACDPVSAFGGIVALNRTLDAEAAQEIVKTFTEVIIAPDATDEAAAIIAAKKNLRLLVTGGLPDPRSPGTTVKSVSGGMLVQGRDNAVVDDLELKVVTKRAPTVAEMADLKFAFRVAKHVKSNAIVYVKDGATVGIGAGQMSRVDSSRIAARKALDAAEAAGMAEPLTKGSVVASDAFFPFADGLLAAVAAGATAVIQPGGSMNDKDVIAAADEHGIAMVFTGVRHFRH
- a CDS encoding heparinase II/III family protein, whose amino-acid sequence is MALVASNTTRLWTLVAKEFWRKTRRRLRAGPVYRWRYSGRTPERVLIAPPDLRLADPQIALEIYYGRYPLSGHLVETGGKSPFQINVPNHGWQKTLHGFRWLRHMRAAGTELAAANARALVSDWIAMHGNNIAGVAWEPGTTAKRIIAWLQHSSVVLQGAEFPFYRAFLKSLAVQIRYLRSMAREMPDGKDRLRARIALAFAALSLPATASALRGATRNLAEELNRQILADGGHISRNPMAVLEILADLLPLRQTYANQAETPPQALIGAIDRMLPALRFFRHQDGSLARFNGMGATIHDRIATILRHDDTAGAPLLHAPHSGYERLSMGGVTVIADTGLPPPVDVSNAAHASCLAFELSSGRQHYIVNAGIDTYGAAEFRPLARATAAHSTATINDTSSARFSHSIRVNDLLGSPLIGGPQHVQCKRIDQKGVQGFIARHDGYVPRFGFLHERELKLSTSGNVLAGRDRFLRPGNAAIRNNGRDFITVRFHVHPDITLLQDEHDRLVLTADQADSWVFTSGEVVPEVEESIYFAGLGGPRRSRQIVLAFKASDVSEVHWQLTRTSIASYPENN
- a CDS encoding RsmB/NOP family class I SAM-dependent RNA methyltransferase is translated as MVVSVAAHRRTGSGDQDHGDCGEFVAGLAARKAAARLLAAVIDARTPLDGLTDHENGHPQYKTLDLRDRGLVRAILVTALRFRMTITGLLAKRLEKPLPPNATALSHILHVAAAQILFLDIPDSAAVDLAVTHAKSDPRTQRFSGLVNGVLRTLARIKESELPTALAATDEAPKWFSDRLKATYGADKAKLILEAHRVEAPVDFSIKADPEFWAEKLGGIVLPTGTVRVENLAGAVTELPGFAEGAWWVQDAAASLPARLFGDVTGLRVADLCAAPGGKTAQLILAGAKVTAVDTSKNRLARLAQNLDRLGLSAEIVQADLLKYEPAELFDAVLLDAPCSSTGTVRRHPDVPWTKTAADVEKLADLQKRLLARAVTLVKPGGRIVFSNCSLDPLEGEELYRAFLKETPAILDDPLRRGEIAGIDSFLTAQGTLRTTPADLDLGAPERSGLDGFFAARMCRAD
- the htpX gene encoding zinc metalloprotease HtpX: MNTLRTAMLLAAMTALFMGVGFLIGGSGGMMIAFVIAAGTNLFSYWTADKMVLSMNHAVEVDEKNAPEYYAIVQALAKQAGLPMPKTYLIDNPQPNAFATGRNPQNAAVAASTGLLQRLTHEEVAAVMAHELAHVQHRDTLTMTIVATFAGAISMLGNFAFFLGGNRDNNPFGFVGVLAAMIVAPFAAMIVQMAVSRTREYEADRRGAEICGHPLWLASALDKIARGAERIPNPDAERNPAMAHLFIINPLHGERMDSLFSTHPSTDNRIAALQEMARQMGDSASRTTQRQTPMQPQAEEQQPSGPWGQAAQPEQPAERAEPKSNPWGRNPTGPKGRWS
- a CDS encoding DUF1674 domain-containing protein, yielding MTDETSKTRAEPDGDASPKELTPAASRALAEAEARRRDYREKEAALPREIGGRGGKEPGRYGDWEVKGLTSDF
- a CDS encoding HAD-IA family hydrolase, with protein sequence MFAGRKFAAFLFDMDGTLINSIASAERVWSEWARRHRLDVAAFLPTIHGVRAIETITNLALPGVDPAHEADLLLQAEAADLDGIVPIPGAVAFLKALPSESWAIVTSAPRSLALARMQAAGIPVPGVIVAAEDVSRGKPAPDCFRLGAQRLGVDARDCLVFEDAPAGITAAEAAQASVMVINATHAHPVQTPHTAIAGYDNVGITVDERGWLALEPQRNAA
- a CDS encoding transglutaminase family protein encodes the protein MLIRLGYEIAIECIEATPVISLLEIHKDRQADIKRQTRVLTSPSVPTKLYQDVHGNACRRFTAPAGGFRILYDAVVEDSGEIDEVNTLAREVPVAELPDDALIYLLGSRYCETDHLSGMAWQLFGQVPAGWTRVQAIVDYVHNRLSFGYGYARSTRTAAQAHEERVGVCRDFAHLAITLCRCMNIPARYVNGYLGDIRVPVDPAPMDFSAWMEVFLDGKWYTFDPRHNRPRTGRVVIARGRDATDVPLLHSFGPHRLSLFKVWTYEQEGNLFNPPHHGIDRTASAQVLA